The Amyelois transitella isolate CPQ chromosome 7, ilAmyTran1.1, whole genome shotgun sequence genomic sequence ATCAATATGGTgcgaaattataaaagaaaaacagataGGGGATCGTACAAGAAAGAAGACTTACAAGCAGCAGTACATGCTGTTAGAAATGGCTCATTAACTGGGTACAAAGCTGctcaaatttataacattCCAAGGACCACAATAATGGACCACGTCCACAGAAAAAGGCTCTCTAATACTCTTGGAAAAAGACCTACGTTATCACCGGACATAGAGAATAACATAGCAAGTTGTCTCCATATTATGGAAAAATATGGCTTTGGCCTGACCAGGGCTGAAATTTCCGATTTGGTGGCGGAATATGTCaccaaaaacaatatacaaacTTGTTTCAAAAATGGAAAGCCAGGTAAACtattcttaattttgttttgagatatttgttttatctttattatatactagttTTTCTCACGAAATTTGTTTCGCTTTAAAAAGCCTGTCTTATTCCAGACCATAATTTAATCTGTTCCAAATTTATTCCCGATCCTTCAGCCGTTTTGAGGTGATATACTATATCAATGGAACAGAcgtatacacacatatacacaAACCCATTCACAAAGTTTTGCATTTATATCATTGGTAAGATAAATACGTTAATGTGAACGGCATCGCACTCCATTTCAAAGTTTTGAAACGGtgcttgaaattaattttcaattgagcataacttatttttaccttACCCGAATTCGACGAAAGAAAGTTTTGACAATACTCCtaattatatgaaattcaCCTGTTAAAGCCGCGTTTAAGTCCGTTGAGTAGTTTCGAAGTTATGACCTACCAgacacacatacaaacattccaaaaattgttttattgctCTGCTACTCTTCTTTGATCACCCTTCATcagttttttggaaaattatttaatgtacatacaCGGTATTTTTACtgtcttattatatatattgagTAGTATACCATCGCTAATATGTTACTCTTATGTTTAAGCTATATTATCATAACTTTCATTTAAATCCTTTCTGtagttttgcgtgaaagagtaaaaaaCATAGACTaacatactttcgcatttataatatcggTAAGGATTTTGTATGCGAATAATGACACAAGCTTtgtcttatatatttatttaatttaaataaatgataatgtcaaatgtgaaaaatttatgtttctgTGTTCATTGCAGGAAAGGATTGGATAGCTGGTTTTCGAGAAAGAAATAATCTGTCAATTAAAAAACCACAGCCTGTGGAATACGCGCGTAAAGTAGCAGCTGATCCTTTCGTGTTGAGCGAGTATTAcgaattgttaaataaaacaattaaaactttaGGTTTACAAGATAAACCAGGAGCTATTtggaatgtggatgaaaccaACTTTTCCAAGGATCCCCTTAAATCGAAAATCGTTGGTGTCAAAGGTCATGCTGCTACAAGGACGATATCTACACCAGGTAAAGACAATACCACAGTTTTACTAGGAGCTAGCGCTGCAGGGGACAAAATCCCACCCTTAATCATCTTTAAAGGCAAATATGTCTGGGACGAATGGACTTCGCCAAATGCATATCCTAGGACCACTTATGCTGCCACCAAAAATGGATGGATGGAGAGTGACGTTTTCgaagctttttttaaaaaatcttttttaccGAGTATAGGCGTTGAGCGCCCcgtattgttaatttatgatGGCCACGCAACCCACGTTGGTTTGAACATTATTGAAGCGGCAAGGGATGCAAATGTTACCATCTTAAAACTTCCGCCCCATACAAGCCATATACTCCAACCATTAGACATTTCAGTCATGAAGTCCTTCAAAGATCGTTGGGATAAAGTTCTTGTGAAGTGGCAGAGATTAAATATAGGCGTACAATTGCCAAAAAAAGAGTTTTCACGTATTATTGGAGAAGTATGGGCCGGCATAGAGCCACAAATACTTATGAATGGTTTTCGTAAAGCCGGGATATACCCTTTTAATCCTACAGCAGTTGATAAATCAAAGTTAGATCCTATGAAATTGGCCCGATTTCAAGAACAGAGTTCTGCGTTAgcaccaaaaaaatatgaaccaCAAAACTTAATATCAATAGTATTGACATTGATGAACAAAAACATTACACAAACTCCTAATAGGCGGCTTGAAATTGTACAGGAATGTAATTCTATAAGCACTACCAATACCAAGGAACAAGCTGCGATAAAAAAGCCAAACATCCCATTTGAAGAGTTATTACTGGAAAAAATTAAGCGTAGTGACACCTCAACAAAAGTAAAGCGAAGTAGAGTTGCAACAGGTGCAGAGGTTATCACTCACGATGATGTGTTAACATTGAAAAGagaaaagcaaataaaagaaaacattaaattagaaaagaataaaaaacatatatctAACAATGTGTGCTTGTTAACTCAACTATCAAAAAATAGTGCTGAAAGGCAACCATTTTCGGGGAAACAAAATCTGCCTGCCTGTTTACAAAATCAAACGCCTGATGCCCGTAAAATAATAGTTACATCAAACATCGTGCTTAAAAAAGCTGGAGCAGTTGATTACTCTTCGACAAAACCTGGCCCATCAGGCATCCACAAAAAAAAGACAAGGACAAATAAATATGCAGCATCTTTCATGATTAAGGGTAAAGACAATAGTAAGAAGAAAAGTGGCAAAGAGAACAGCAAACtatattatagaaataaaccTACAAAGAGTTATGAAACAGAATCTACCAGTTCAACGACCAGTGTATCTGGAATTATGAGTTGTCACAGCGACTCCGATATATTGAATTTCGAATCAGATGATGATCTAAATGATATTGATGGACTTTCATTGGCAGATAACGAAAACAGAAAAAGTGAAGAAGAAAacactgaaaaagaaaatactgaaatagaAAGAACTCATACTGTAAACACTAACAATGATCACGATGCTATTGAACCTCCAACCGATAAAAATGAGAATGTAAAGGTGGGTGAAATTTCTTCAGGAAACTATACAGTGAAAGACTATGTTTTAGTCCGTTACTATGGGAAGAAATGGATTTATTATGTAGGAGTAATAGAATCTATAGATGCTTGtgacaaaacaaacataatctattcaattaagtttttcaaaacggtaaaaaaACCAAAGCTTCTCTTCAaatttcctaaaaaaaatgatCGTGATGAAGTAACAATTCTGTCGATAGTAAAAAAAGTGGAATTATTTCAAGATGCGGACAACAACAATGAATACTTCCTAAGTAATTTAGATGACGCAGTGTACTTTCTTTAGTAACGTCATATTTCAAGTCGAAAATGTTACATATTATACAACATTTAATTCAAgtaaaaaccttatttttgATTGTTATTTGTTAACTTGTTTTAAAACTGTGAACTGTTTATTGCGGATATCATTTATAAGTAGTCTACAATTTGTTGAGTTTAGGTATTAAtggtattaaaaatacctgTCGACAGACTTTTTAGTAGtatagtacataaaaatacattacactgattatattatataagttaGAAGTATATCCtttaattctgtttttttttcgtaccaAATATTACAACTGAAAGACTGATTACTGAATACTAAGTACGTAATATTTGAACATTTACTGTTTGAGATATatgtaaacataatataaGTGTCACGGCCAATTTATAAGTTacagatatttttatgaacaagTCCtacttttgaaatttaaatacaataacttTACTATGTTTTTGAGACTGaagttttttcacatttcttagagttatatttgtgttttgtttatctttaatttcaatcatagttgcaaaaatatataatataataactttacaGCTGTGATTCATCTTCTGATACAGtttcatactttattttaagcaaaaaattttttgaaacctGAATAatcgcaataaaaagttttgtatTTCAATGTGTAAGTCACATTAAGAACTGATCATATGTTCAATGATCAAGTGATCAAACCGTTTTCTTCCATGATATGATTATAACGACGCAgaatactaaaaaatatatcatttaattctgttttttttttcgtacca encodes the following:
- the LOC132901887 gene encoding uncharacterized protein LOC132901887 isoform X1, with the translated sequence MYTDIISFFFLFHNKCFFLQINMVRNYKRKTDRGSYKKEDLQAAVHAVRNGSLTGYKAAQIYNIPRTTIMDHVHRKRLSNTLGKRPTLSPDIENNIASCLHIMEKYGFGLTRAEISDLVAEYVTKNNIQTCFKNGKPGKDWIAGFRERNNLSIKKPQPVEYARKVAADPFVLSEYYELLNKTIKTLGLQDKPGAIWNVDETNFSKDPLKSKIVGVKGHAATRTISTPGKDNTTVLLGASAAGDKIPPLIIFKGKYVWDEWTSPNAYPRTTYAATKNGWMESDVFEAFFKKSFLPSIGVERPVLLIYDGHATHVGLNIIEAARDANVTILKLPPHTSHILQPLDISVMKSFKDRWDKVLVKWQRLNIGVQLPKKEFSRIIGEVWAGIEPQILMNGFRKAGIYPFNPTAVDKSKLDPMKLARFQEQSSALAPKKYEPQNLISIVLTLMNKNITQTPNRRLEIVQECNSISTTNTKEQAAIKKPNIPFEELLLEKIKRSDTSTKVKRSRVATGAEVITHDDVLTLKREKQIKENIKLEKNKKHISNNVCLLTQLSKNSAERQPFSGKQNLPACLQNQTPDARKIIVTSNIVLKKAGAVDYSSTKPGPSGIHKKKTRTNKYAASFMIKGKDNSKKKSGKENSKLYYRNKPTKSYETESTSSTTSVSGIMSCHSDSDILNFESDDDLNDIDGLSLADNENRKSEEENTEKENTEIERTHTVNTNNDHDAIEPPTDKNENVKVGEISSGNYTVKDYVLVRYYGKKWIYYVGVIESIDACDKTNIIYSIKFFKTVKKPKLLFKFPKKNDRDEVTILSIVKKVELFQDADNNNEYFLSNLDDAVYFL
- the LOC132901887 gene encoding uncharacterized protein LOC132901887 isoform X2 — protein: MVRNYKRKTDRGSYKKEDLQAAVHAVRNGSLTGYKAAQIYNIPRTTIMDHVHRKRLSNTLGKRPTLSPDIENNIASCLHIMEKYGFGLTRAEISDLVAEYVTKNNIQTCFKNGKPGKDWIAGFRERNNLSIKKPQPVEYARKVAADPFVLSEYYELLNKTIKTLGLQDKPGAIWNVDETNFSKDPLKSKIVGVKGHAATRTISTPGKDNTTVLLGASAAGDKIPPLIIFKGKYVWDEWTSPNAYPRTTYAATKNGWMESDVFEAFFKKSFLPSIGVERPVLLIYDGHATHVGLNIIEAARDANVTILKLPPHTSHILQPLDISVMKSFKDRWDKVLVKWQRLNIGVQLPKKEFSRIIGEVWAGIEPQILMNGFRKAGIYPFNPTAVDKSKLDPMKLARFQEQSSALAPKKYEPQNLISIVLTLMNKNITQTPNRRLEIVQECNSISTTNTKEQAAIKKPNIPFEELLLEKIKRSDTSTKVKRSRVATGAEVITHDDVLTLKREKQIKENIKLEKNKKHISNNVCLLTQLSKNSAERQPFSGKQNLPACLQNQTPDARKIIVTSNIVLKKAGAVDYSSTKPGPSGIHKKKTRTNKYAASFMIKGKDNSKKKSGKENSKLYYRNKPTKSYETESTSSTTSVSGIMSCHSDSDILNFESDDDLNDIDGLSLADNENRKSEEENTEKENTEIERTHTVNTNNDHDAIEPPTDKNENVKVGEISSGNYTVKDYVLVRYYGKKWIYYVGVIESIDACDKTNIIYSIKFFKTVKKPKLLFKFPKKNDRDEVTILSIVKKVELFQDADNNNEYFLSNLDDAVYFL